The genomic interval CGCTCAGGTCAGCAGTTGACCCAAATCCGACATTTGGGTTGTGCGGTCTCCCTCAAGCGTTCGGCGATTCTTCGCGCGGCACAGCAATCCGTTATCAGTGCTCTGGCAAGTAACCTGCCCGCGAGGCGGCGAAATCAGAGAATTCTGTGGCAGATGCTTCGCCGGCTTGGTAGGGTGGCCGCCTAGCCGAGGGAGGGGAAAATGCGCCGATTTGCCATGCGCGGACTGATGGCTGGAATCGTGGGGGCAGCGATCTGCTCAAGTTCGCCCGTTTTAGCCCAGGATGTCCTCTCAGCCGAAGGGGAGACGCCTGACGTCCGCATCGAGGTCCGCGACCTGAAGCGCGGCGATGGCAACACGGTGACGCTGAGGCTTCGGCTTGTAAACGAATCCGGTGGGGAGTTCAAAGGAAGCTGCCTCATGCGCGAGTATGGGTCGAACGACAATTGCGGCACGTTCAGCGGCGCCTATCTGCTCGACCCAGCCAACAAGAAGAAATACCTGGTGGTTCGCGACACGGAGGGCAATTGCGTCTGCAGCGGCATCGATGACCTGAAGGACGGGAAGAAGATGAATATCTGGGCGACCTATCCCGCGCCACCGGCCGACGTAACCAAGCTGACCGTGATCGTGCCGGCGTTCGAACCGATTGAAGGTGTTCCCATCAACTGAGGGGCGGCCGATGCGCGCTCTTCTCGCTACGGTCGCCGCGCTGCTGCTGCTGACTGCGGCCGCGGCGGCTCAGGACACCGCGTTCCGCACGCTCGATATCGACTTCCGAACGCTCGACCTCGATTTTCGTTCGCGGGATTTGCTGATCGCAGCGACCGAAGTGGAGGGCGCGGTGACTGATCTCGCGGTCGAAGAGACCGACACCGAGATACGCATTTCGCTGGCCGCCGATGTGCTCTTCGATTTCGACAGCTCCGACATAAAACCCGAAGCTGCCGCGGCGCTCGGCCAGGTCGCGACGATCATCCGCGAGCACCCGAACCAGCCGGTCAGGATCGAGGGGCATACCGATTCCAAGGGCTCCGACGCCTACAATCAGGGCCTGTCGGAGGACCGTGCCTTGTCGGTGAAGGAGTGGTTCGCCGATGAGGCCGGCATTGGCGCCTCTGCATTTGAGACCACCGGCTTCGGCGAGAGCCAGCCCGCCGCTCCGAACGAGCACCCTGACGGCTCCGACGATCCGGAAGGTCGGCAAAAGAACCGCCGCGTCGAGATCGTGATCGGCAAGTAGCGGCGTGCTGTTGATCATGGATGCCTCGGGCAGCATGAACGCCAAACTGCCCAACGGCGAGACACGCATCGCGGTGGCGCAGCGTGCGGTCAAGGGAGCGCTGCCACCGGGCGACTACATCGTCGAGGTCGACGGCAACAAGATTCCGTTCCCGGCGACCGAAGGCGAGGTGCTTGAGCTGAAGCCGCAGTAGTTGGGAGGGCCGCATGATACGCCTCAATCATTGCAGCCAGGTTGGCGGCAGCGGGACCGAAACACGGCGACGCGCGCCAGGCCAGGCGCTTGCCGCCGCGCTGGCCGCAGCATTCGCCGTGCTCGTCATCGGCGGCGTGAGTTCTTTGGCACCGATCGGCGCTGTCTTCGCGCAAACCGCGGGGACCGCCGGCCCGGTCTCGCTCGGCGACCTGTTCAAGCCCCCCCCCGACGGCACGGACTTTCGCGATGGCGCGGAGGGAAAACTCTGGGATGCCGCCGGGCAAGCGATCAATCCGCGTGGGTGTCCCCAGCAAGCCAAATTCAAGGTCATTGTGAAGCGCGGCGACCCACTGTTCCAGCTGGCTTTGGCTTTTGCGCGCCGGGACGCCCTTAGAGCCTTTTTCGCGGACAGTCCCGTGTTCACGAGGATGGAATTTAGCGGCGAAATCGGAAGCAAGGACGATGTCCAAGTCGACTACCAGCGGATGCCGGATCGGGAGAAGCCGAATCTGCACACCAGTTCGGTTCCGCCCAAGGGCAGAAAGGTCAAGGCCCGCGACACGATCACGGTCACGATGGTGGCGCGCGACGACGCCACCACTTGGCAAACCGGAATCCAGCGCATCCAACTCATTGCCGTCGGCGACGCGCTGGTCGGCGCTAAGGATTATCCGCCCGTTATTCGCCCCAACTGCGAGGGCCGTCCGGAACCGCGGACGTTGGTGCTCACCTACGAGGTGCCGCGAAACCCGCCGCCGGTCGTGCGGCTGCGCGCGATCGCGGAGGATTTTGCAGGCAACATCGACACCGATATCGCCGAGTTCCCGATCGCCGACTGGTATGGCACCATCAAGAAAACGGCAAAGGGCGGCGGACACAACCATACGATAGACATCGACTACGCATTCGAAATCGAAAGGAGCGGGACGCTCAAAGGCCGTGCGAGCGCCCGGATCAGCACCGAGGTGGGCGAGGTTCCTGCCTGCACGATGCGATGGACCTATTCGCCGAGCGAGTTCGACATTCCGCTCAGCGGCCGGCGCGACATTGAGGATTTCGAAATCACGCTTACGCCGGGCACGCTAACTGCGACCATTACGAACACGGGTCCCTGCGCGGGGGATCAGCCGTCAAACACCTTTCCTTCTCACATCAACCCGGCCGTGCATGCGCAAACCAAATACCGCATACCTGCACGAGACGGCGCGACGGACGCGATCGAGCAAACCGCAGGTGCGTTGCCGTGGGGTGTGGTTATGCGCGACACGATCACAATCCATCAAGCGCGGCAATAGGGCCTCATGGCGCAATGCGCGGGGACTTCCAGTAGGCCACTGCGACGCCAGCAGGCGCACACGAGCTTCATCTTCTCAACGACGGCGCGGCAACTTTCACGCCGCGCCGAAAAACAGGCTCTCCTCCG from Hyphomicrobiales bacterium carries:
- a CDS encoding OmpA family protein, which codes for MRALLATVAALLLLTAAAAAQDTAFRTLDIDFRTLDLDFRSRDLLIAATEVEGAVTDLAVEETDTEIRISLAADVLFDFDSSDIKPEAAAALGQVATIIREHPNQPVRIEGHTDSKGSDAYNQGLSEDRALSVKEWFADEAGIGASAFETTGFGESQPAAPNEHPDGSDDPEGRQKNRRVEIVIGK